A section of the Methanoculleus horonobensis genome encodes:
- a CDS encoding PD-(D/E)XK nuclease family protein: protein MSPAVLYRQLPGEGLDAFIAEFRKAATRDPFGTVFIVPTSHLAREIVRRLGEEGVPVVADTVTTLPGFARKVFLDYATSETLISGTESRLILARLLASGRYPLLSGTGAVDDLATLFEVILMRKVDYPTALGDLATAKCVEIARLFDAYRLFLDEHDLADEGTLLARVVRMLSDTGWFRTVYIYGLFEPMPRAGGSHHVRPQRTVFVYGLFEPMPLERDLLFALRESAEEFHYSIPYAGNPAVFADDGEWLRPDAVISGDAPGTHRSRLAALFSRFEPADCGGWIRLAERRDRLDEVRAIAQEIRDLVAAGVRPDEIAVAFPDFASALPYVEEVFPDFGVPYAASDGRPLSTSPLVRALLDVAAVPARGYRREGVVALATSPYLPITCGCELDVLSREARITAGAATWEKRLAALARAAGEERERPDTPESAKSRLAEKAASIESAQKIVGTLFADLSALEGTKSIADHIAAYRSLIERWQAPVMPEEGDPALLEEEARDLGGFAGTLTALERLARLLPDEKMPLMEFSSLLEQVAAGTRTASRRNSGGVQVIGVREVAHLTVPYLFVGGLVEGAMPRLTTRLPFTTDAETRRLGTRSREDILREERYYFTAALLSARSRVYLSYPAADGATPLVCSGFVDAVREAFSPEAWGSDEFPDSGLAAARRAGALLARGEFPVGMPCSLPVREAVNRLNIENYHRRAGYDSPYDGMLEDDPAIVTALAGRFGDGAVFSPTALETYADCPFRFYLERVLGLAPLPEADPDLTAQERGSLVHRIAYRFYSGWKCDGNGPVTGACYAGALQQLLDAGREETGRFGFETPAWVADKEHLLGSPAAGKGVLERFLLHETDIAASRFVPHAFEVSFGLPLVPGEVDALSTPDAIAIPLGEETIRLRGRVDRVDVLTDGRFMITDYKTGSSHPRLRDIEAGRALQLPLYLLAVERLTGMEGVAGTYYTLRRGEVKNQPVFWDAGLQDCFACFPGSQRNGVEDVREVVRTALAWTQRYLSGIRAGCFPPRSDAGPCPAYCGFKTVCRFDALRLLNAEVQIDGTD from the coding sequence ATGTCCCCCGCCGTTCTGTACCGCCAGTTGCCCGGAGAAGGTCTCGACGCGTTCATCGCGGAGTTCCGGAAAGCCGCAACCCGCGACCCGTTCGGCACCGTCTTCATCGTCCCGACCTCTCACCTTGCCCGGGAGATCGTCCGCCGCCTCGGAGAGGAGGGCGTCCCGGTCGTCGCCGACACGGTCACGACCCTCCCGGGATTCGCCCGGAAGGTCTTTCTCGACTATGCGACGTCGGAGACGCTGATCTCCGGAACCGAGTCCCGGCTCATTCTCGCCCGCCTCCTTGCCTCCGGCAGGTATCCGCTTCTTTCCGGCACGGGAGCGGTCGACGACCTCGCGACCCTTTTTGAAGTCATCCTCATGCGGAAGGTCGATTACCCGACCGCTCTCGGCGACCTCGCGACCGCCAAATGCGTCGAGATCGCCCGCCTCTTCGACGCCTACCGCCTGTTCCTCGACGAGCACGACCTCGCCGACGAGGGCACGCTCCTTGCCCGCGTGGTCCGGATGCTCTCCGACACGGGCTGGTTCCGGACGGTCTATATCTACGGTCTCTTCGAGCCGATGCCGCGGGCAGGCGGCAGCCATCACGTCCGACCTCAACGGACGGTCTTCGTCTACGGCCTCTTCGAGCCGATGCCGCTCGAACGCGACCTGCTTTTTGCTCTGCGGGAGTCTGCAGAAGAATTTCATTACTCAATCCCCTACGCCGGGAACCCGGCGGTCTTTGCCGACGACGGCGAGTGGCTGCGTCCGGATGCGGTCATCTCCGGCGATGCGCCGGGCACTCACCGCTCACGCCTCGCCGCCCTCTTCTCCCGGTTCGAGCCTGCTGACTGCGGCGGCTGGATCCGCCTCGCAGAACGGCGTGACCGGCTCGATGAGGTCCGGGCGATCGCGCAGGAGATCCGCGATCTGGTCGCCGCCGGCGTGCGGCCGGACGAGATCGCGGTCGCGTTCCCCGACTTCGCATCGGCGCTGCCTTACGTGGAGGAGGTCTTCCCCGACTTCGGGGTTCCGTACGCCGCGTCCGATGGCCGGCCGCTCTCCACATCGCCGCTCGTCCGGGCGCTGCTCGACGTCGCCGCGGTTCCTGCCCGCGGTTACCGGCGAGAGGGCGTCGTCGCTCTCGCGACCTCCCCCTATCTGCCGATCACCTGCGGCTGCGAGCTCGACGTACTCTCCCGGGAGGCCCGGATCACCGCCGGAGCAGCCACCTGGGAGAAGCGGCTCGCCGCGCTCGCCCGCGCCGCCGGTGAGGAGCGAGAACGGCCGGACACCCCGGAGTCCGCGAAGTCCCGGCTCGCCGAAAAGGCGGCCTCGATAGAGTCGGCACAAAAGATCGTCGGGACGCTCTTCGCCGACCTCTCGGCTCTCGAAGGGACGAAGTCGATTGCCGACCATATCGCCGCCTACCGCTCGCTCATCGAGCGGTGGCAGGCACCGGTCATGCCGGAAGAGGGCGATCCCGCTCTCCTCGAGGAGGAAGCACGGGATCTCGGGGGATTCGCCGGCACCCTCACGGCGCTCGAACGCCTCGCCCGGCTGCTGCCGGATGAGAAGATGCCCCTTATGGAGTTCTCCTCCCTGCTCGAGCAGGTTGCCGCCGGCACCCGGACAGCCAGCCGCCGGAACAGCGGCGGCGTCCAGGTGATCGGTGTCCGGGAGGTTGCGCACCTCACCGTCCCTTATCTCTTCGTCGGCGGTCTCGTCGAGGGTGCGATGCCGCGGCTGACCACCCGGCTCCCGTTCACCACCGACGCCGAGACCCGGCGCCTCGGGACGCGGTCGAGAGAGGATATCCTCCGGGAAGAACGCTACTACTTCACCGCTGCCCTGCTCTCCGCCCGTTCCAGGGTCTACCTGAGTTACCCCGCGGCCGACGGAGCAACACCGCTGGTGTGTTCCGGGTTCGTGGACGCCGTTCGTGAGGCATTCTCCCCGGAGGCGTGGGGGAGCGATGAGTTCCCCGACTCCGGGCTCGCGGCAGCCCGGCGGGCAGGCGCCCTCCTTGCCCGGGGAGAGTTCCCCGTCGGGATGCCGTGCTCCCTCCCCGTCCGCGAGGCCGTCAACCGGCTCAACATCGAGAACTACCACCGGAGAGCCGGTTACGACTCCCCCTACGACGGGATGCTCGAGGACGATCCGGCGATCGTCACGGCGCTCGCCGGACGGTTCGGCGACGGAGCGGTCTTCTCCCCGACGGCGCTCGAGACCTATGCCGACTGCCCGTTCCGGTTCTACCTGGAGCGGGTTCTCGGTCTTGCGCCGCTGCCCGAGGCAGATCCCGACCTGACGGCACAGGAGCGGGGCAGCCTCGTCCACAGGATCGCCTACCGGTTCTATTCCGGCTGGAAGTGTGACGGCAACGGCCCGGTCACCGGGGCGTGCTACGCGGGCGCCCTCCAGCAGCTCCTCGATGCCGGCCGGGAGGAGACCGGCCGCTTCGGGTTCGAGACCCCTGCATGGGTCGCGGATAAGGAGCACCTCCTCGGGTCGCCCGCGGCGGGGAAAGGGGTGCTCGAGCGGTTCCTCCTGCACGAGACCGATATCGCGGCCTCCCGCTTTGTCCCGCACGCCTTCGAGGTCTCGTTCGGCCTCCCGCTGGTGCCGGGGGAGGTCGATGCGCTATCGACGCCTGATGCGATCGCGATCCCGCTCGGCGAGGAGACCATCCGCCTGCGGGGCAGGGTCGACCGGGTCGACGTGCTGACCGATGGGCGGTTCATGATCACCGACTACAAGACCGGGTCTTCGCACCCGCGGCTCAGGGATATCGAGGCCGGGAGAGCGCTCCAGCTCCCCCTCTACCTCCTCGCGGTCGAGAGGCTGACCGGGATGGAAGGGGTCGCGGGCACCTACTACACCCTCCGGCGCGGAGAGGTCAAAAACCAGCCGGTCTTCTGGGACGCGGGGCTCCAGGACTGTTTTGCCTGCTTCCCCGGCTCGCAGCGAAACGGGGTCGAAGACGTCCGGGAGGTGGTCAGGACCGCTCTCGCGTGGACACAGCGGTATCTCTCCGGGATACGCGCCGGGTGCTTCCCGCCCCGGTCG
- a CDS encoding winged helix-turn-helix domain-containing protein, which yields MARPFEGLFGNTCELRILEFLLPLSDLEFNVTELAEEAGVSRVTAGRVVKKFVAWGLLNVGAGKVPLYSINTDSSIVRRIDDLNNALIEKMLGEERLKEIHEYIQDRDVSAPPNISAEEGWISGYAPFEGEAWGGSVIGATSVLVPPCAAADSIYGDEHPRYFQ from the coding sequence ATGGCACGCCCGTTTGAAGGATTGTTTGGAAACACCTGCGAGTTGAGAATTCTCGAGTTCCTCCTGCCGCTATCCGACCTGGAATTTAACGTTACCGAACTCGCAGAAGAGGCAGGCGTTTCGCGTGTCACCGCAGGCAGGGTCGTGAAAAAATTTGTTGCATGGGGCCTCCTGAACGTGGGTGCTGGAAAGGTCCCTCTCTACTCGATTAATACGGATTCTTCGATTGTGCGGCGCATTGATGACCTGAACAATGCCCTCATCGAGAAAATGCTCGGTGAAGAACGGCTTAAAGAAATCCACGAGTATATTCAGGACAGGGATGTCAGCGCACCCCCGAACATCTCCGCAGAGGAGGGCTGGATCTCCGGGTATGCGCCTTTTGAGGGTGAAGCCTGGGGGGGCAGTGTCATTGGAGCGACATCTGTGCTCGTCCCACCGTGTGCGGCTGCAGATAGCATCTATGGCGATGAGCATCCGAGATATTTCCAGTGA
- a CDS encoding Fic family protein yields the protein MTAAPYVPEPLPPAGIDWEIHIPQIASANRALARYDGILQAIPNPELLLSPLLTQEAVLSSKIEGTQASLEDVLRFEANPRERINDRTLAEIQEIINYREGLNVAVDALKARRLDTALVCNLHRILLADSRGMDREPGCIRTIQNFIGRDAHIERAIFVPPAPERVPGALADWEAYLHREEKDILVQLSILKAQFELIHPFCDGNGRIGRMLVPLIMYEKGLIGSPMFYISAYLERNRPVYYERLLAVSREGDWNGWITFFLHAIEEQAGANGRKAKAILDLYDEMKRTVPEVTRSQYAVAAIDALFATPIFIPSEFYEQTGIPKKTANRLLQQLREQEIITVVAEGGGRRATTYMVSRLLAITEEDRL from the coding sequence ATGACGGCTGCACCCTACGTGCCGGAACCGCTGCCCCCGGCCGGCATCGACTGGGAGATCCATATCCCGCAGATTGCGTCGGCGAACCGCGCTCTCGCCCGGTACGACGGCATCCTCCAGGCGATCCCGAACCCCGAACTCCTCCTCTCGCCACTCCTGACACAGGAGGCGGTGCTCTCCTCGAAGATCGAGGGGACGCAGGCCTCGCTCGAGGACGTCCTGAGGTTCGAGGCGAATCCGCGGGAGCGGATCAACGACAGAACCCTTGCCGAGATCCAGGAGATCATCAACTACCGGGAGGGGCTGAACGTTGCGGTCGACGCCCTCAAGGCCCGGCGACTGGACACCGCTCTCGTCTGCAACCTGCACCGCATCCTGCTCGCCGACAGCCGGGGCATGGACAGGGAGCCGGGGTGCATCCGCACGATCCAGAACTTCATCGGCCGGGACGCTCACATCGAGCGCGCGATCTTCGTTCCGCCCGCACCGGAAAGGGTTCCCGGGGCGCTCGCGGACTGGGAGGCCTACCTGCACCGCGAGGAGAAAGACATCCTCGTCCAGCTCTCCATCCTGAAAGCGCAGTTCGAACTCATCCACCCGTTCTGCGACGGCAACGGGCGTATCGGGAGGATGCTCGTTCCGCTGATCATGTACGAGAAGGGGCTGATTGGAAGCCCGATGTTCTATATCAGCGCCTACCTCGAGCGAAACCGGCCGGTCTACTACGAACGGCTGCTCGCGGTCTCCCGCGAGGGGGACTGGAACGGCTGGATAACGTTCTTCCTCCACGCCATCGAGGAGCAGGCGGGGGCAAACGGCCGGAAAGCAAAGGCGATCCTCGACCTTTACGACGAGATGAAGCGGACGGTGCCGGAGGTGACCCGGTCGCAGTATGCCGTCGCCGCGATCGACGCGCTCTTTGCGACGCCGATCTTCATCCCATCCGAGTTTTACGAGCAGACCGGGATACCGAAGAAGACGGCAAACCGGCTCCTCCAGCAACTCCGGGAACAGGAGATCATCACCGTCGTCGCCGAGGGCGGGGGACGGCGTGCCACGACCTATATGGTTTCGCGCCTGCTTGCCATCACCGAAGAAGACCGGTTGTGA